One Bufo gargarizans isolate SCDJY-AF-19 chromosome 3, ASM1485885v1, whole genome shotgun sequence DNA segment encodes these proteins:
- the FAM110D gene encoding protein FAM110D — MTPVGHLVPLNGSSGRVTASDRLEADKAKYVKSPQVIHRRQNPAITPVLSRKSSLMPCSSQLQSEYSVNNLFSSTTQQDSRKQSNSNFDKCNDVFTSATSRPSSPERFKPKTILSHSRSLSPSVLRNQAHLNFQPQKEQTYSPNSKFPLSQNGSNPQTTPGSPTTNPHCLRRLSGKRMNRPDSLIIYRQKRDVALSSKENNNEEAGLVIRLLQGTPLLKRSSRFSQHTGQTCNQEVPLSPRLQRGKEKTLVCQTPCPMFSNVQEVSIEDQLTFTDFEAQTFFESCGLEGSLLNLLNSYQKEETTLMGSLESMDRVSCALGIAEEEKQEKTPVSVIERNARVIKWIYSCHQARSIGGQENKQLTRESTV; from the coding sequence ATGACACCAGTGGGACATCTTGTACCGCTCAACGGATCCAGTGGAAGGGTGACTGCATCTGATCGTCTTGAAGCAGATAAAGCCAAATATGTGAAATCTCCACAAGTAATACATCGCAGGCAAAACCCAGCTATCACCCCTGTGTTGTCCAGGAAATCAAGCTTAATGCCTTGTAGTTCACAATTACAATCAGAATATTCTGTTAACAACCTCTTTAGCTCAACTACTCAACAGGACTCTCGAAAGCAAAGTAATTCCAATTTTGACAAATGTAATGATGTGTTTACATCTGCCACATCAAGGCCTTCCTCACCAGAAAGGTTTAAACCAAAAACGATCCTATCTCATTCTCGAAGCCTGTCTCCTAGCGTGCTGAGAAATCAAGCACATCTTAATTTTCAGCCTCAAAAAGAACAGACATATAGCCCAAATAGCAAATTTCCTTTGTCCCAGAATGGAAGCAACCCACAGACTACCCCTGGGTCTCCGACAACCAATCCTCACTGTTTAAGGAGATTGAGTGGTAAAAGAATGAACCGGCCAGACTCCCTTATTATTTACAGACAGAAGCGGGATGTGGCATTATCCAGCAAAGAAAACAACAACGAGGAGGCAGGGCTTGTCATTCGGCTTCTCCAAGGGACACCACTATTAAAAAGAAGTTCTCGGTTTTCACAACATACAGGTCAAACCTGCAACCAAGAGGTCCCACTGTCACCACGGCTACAAAGAGGAAAAGAGAAAACACTTGTTTGCCAAACTCCTTGCCCCATGTTCTCTAATGTTCAAGAAGTCTCTATAGAAGACCAGCTGACCTTTACTGATTTTGAagcccaaacattttttgagaGCTGTGGTTTGGAAGGTAGCTTGTTAAACCTACTTAATAGCTACCAAAAAGAAGAAACCACACTAATGGGTAGTCTGGAATCCATGGACAGAGTGAGCTGTGCTCTTGGTATTGCAGAAGAGGAGAAACAAGAAAAAACTCCAGTATCTGTAATTGAACGTAATGCCCGTGTAATAAAGTGGATATACAGCTGTCATCAAGCACGTAGCATTGGAGGACAGGAAAATAAGCAGCTGACTAGGGAATCTACTGTTTGA